In the Oncorhynchus keta strain PuntledgeMale-10-30-2019 chromosome 14, Oket_V2, whole genome shotgun sequence genome, one interval contains:
- the golm1 gene encoding Golgi membrane protein 1: MGGLGNGRRGGRSPPLMIGALIACVLVLGFNYWVSNSRNLELQTKLYELEAQMRRAASERGAVEVKKHEFQEEIQRLKEESSRMQSLNKRLEGVHNTCSQEKASQLINISSSTKVIQDLKSQLNELNEDLGKVQKEFQSCQGNLNTLNKKLTYDMTQCNTQILAQREDCAEKVAAAKREVQKKLEMKNPAVSSQTNAAPTQKIGSTEVGVPDKEGPGKAGLDDTKTTPVHGHAPEPSAAKGPAVDLKTSELETNEIAVDKALDTPALSPKESLPSTDAKGDQPGLVEGASKPRKNNLTEDPELEVMDTHGGEPQIEDADPGADDIQLSQWKEEEAPIGQEKVEDPEEDYDADKPIVGGVDPDQRNQMAENIDKEAEREMQEELADYNGDDENEGEFEADKQAELAQF; encoded by the exons ATGGGGGGGTTGGGTAATGGTCGTCGAGGGGGGCGGTCTCCTCCTCTTATGATTGGTGCTCTGATCGCTTGTGTCCTCGTCCTGGGTTTCAACTACTGGGTCTCGAACTCACGGAACTTGGAGTTACAG ACAAAGCTGTACGAGTTGGAAGCGCAGATGCGTCGGGCGGCGTCAGAGCGTGGGGCAGTGGAGGTGAAGAAGCACGAGTTCCAGGAAGAGATTCAGCGGCTGAAAGAGGAGAGCAGCCGCATGCAGAGCCTGAACAAGAGGCTGGAGGGAGTTCACAACACCTGTAGCCAGGAGAAG GCAAGCCAACTGATAAATATATCCTCCAGTACCAAAGTAATACAGGACCTGAAAA GTCAGTTAAATGAGCTAAATGAGGACCTGGGTAAAGTTCAGAAAGAGTTCCAGAGTTGCCAAGGCAATCTTAACACCCTGAACAAAAAACTCACCTATGACAT GACTCAGTGTAACACTCAGATACTAGCACAGAGGGAGGACTGTGCTGAAAAGGTGGCTGCAGCCAAGCGGGAAGTTCAGAAGAAACTGGAGATGAAGAACCCAGCAGTGTCCTCCCAG ACAAATGCAGCACCCACACAGAAAATTGGCTCCACTGAGGTGGGCGTGCCAGATAAAGAGGGGCCTGGGAAGGCAGGGCTGGATGACACTAAGACTACTCCTGTCCACGGCCACGCCCCTGAACCATCAGCGGCCAAAGGTCCTGCAGTGGACCTCAAAACCTCAGAGCTGGAGACCAATGAGATCGCAGTAGACAAAG CTCTAGACACTCCTGCGCTATCCCCTAAAGAGTCCCTGCCCTCCACTGATGCTAAGGGCGACCAACCGGGGCTTGTAGAGGGGGCCAGTAAGCCCCGGAAAAATAACCTGACCGAGGACCCGGAGCTGGAGGTGATGGACACACACGGAGGAGAGCCTCAGATAGAGG ATGCAGACCCTGGTGCTGATGACATTCAGCTTAGCCAGTGGAAGGAAGAAGAGGCTCCTATTGGTCAGGAGAAGGTGGAGGATCCTGAGGAAGATTACGACGCAGACAAGCCGATAGTGGGCGGGGTCGACCCAGACCAACGGAACCAGATGGCTGAGAACATAG ATAAGGAGGCTGAGCGGGAAATGCAGGAAGAGCTGGCGGACTACAACGGAGACGACGAGAACGAAGGAGAGTTTGAGGCTGACAAACAGGCAGAGCTCGCTCAGTtctga